The Flavobacterium jumunjinense genome includes a region encoding these proteins:
- a CDS encoding 4-hydroxyproline epimerase: MARKTFFCVDAHTCGNPVRVVAGGGPNLVGNNMSEKRQHFLNEFDWIRKGLMFEPRGHDMMSGSILYPPSNPDNDFGILFIETSGCLPMCGHGTIGTITIAIEEGLITPKVPGRIKMEAPAGLVQIEYKQTGNKVEWVKLTNVKSYLAAENLTIDCSELGEIVFDVAYGGNYYAIVDPQKNFSGIQDFTASKIIQYSQEVRKSINEKYPNLFIHPENETIRDVSHMLWTGTPLDATSSGRNAVFYGDKAIDRSPCGTGTSARIAQLFAKGKLKQGEDFIHESYIGSKFTGKVEEVTKLGDFDAIVPSIQGWAKVYGYNTIIIDDKDDPYAHGFQVI; encoded by the coding sequence ATGGCTAGAAAAACATTTTTTTGTGTAGATGCTCACACTTGTGGAAATCCTGTAAGAGTTGTAGCTGGTGGCGGCCCTAATTTAGTTGGGAACAATATGAGCGAGAAGAGGCAACACTTTTTAAATGAGTTCGATTGGATTAGGAAAGGATTGATGTTTGAACCTAGAGGGCATGATATGATGAGTGGGAGTATTTTATATCCGCCAAGTAATCCAGATAATGACTTTGGGATTCTGTTTATTGAAACATCTGGGTGTTTGCCAATGTGTGGTCATGGAACAATTGGAACCATTACAATTGCAATTGAAGAAGGATTAATTACTCCTAAAGTTCCAGGTAGGATTAAAATGGAAGCGCCAGCAGGTTTGGTTCAGATAGAATATAAGCAAACAGGAAATAAAGTAGAGTGGGTTAAACTAACAAATGTTAAGTCTTATTTAGCAGCAGAAAATTTAACAATTGACTGTTCAGAATTAGGAGAGATTGTTTTCGATGTTGCCTATGGAGGAAATTATTATGCAATTGTTGATCCACAAAAGAATTTTTCAGGCATTCAAGATTTTACAGCAAGTAAAATCATTCAATATAGTCAAGAAGTAAGGAAAAGTATTAATGAAAAATATCCAAACTTATTTATTCACCCAGAAAATGAGACAATAAGAGATGTAAGTCATATGTTATGGACAGGAACACCTTTAGACGCAACATCGTCTGGAAGGAATGCTGTTTTTTATGGAGATAAAGCAATCGATCGTTCTCCATGTGGAACAGGAACTTCTGCAAGAATTGCACAATTGTTTGCAAAAGGAAAACTTAAACAAGGGGAAGATTTTATACACGAAAGTTATATTGGTAGTAAATTCACTGGAAAAGTAGAAGAAGTAACCAAGTTAGGAGATTTTGATGCAATTGTGCCAAGTATTCAAGGATGGGCAAAAGTTTATGGATACAATACAATTATTATTGATGATAAGGATGATCCTTATGCGCATGGATTTCAGGTAATTTAA
- a CDS encoding DUF3050 domain-containing protein, whose amino-acid sequence MDTQTINRSIKPYKDQLLEHSLYNEIKSIEDLHSFLESHVFAVWDFMSLLKALQNKLTCTTTPWLPKGNPEIRYLINEIVVAEETDIDQEGNRKSHYELYLEAMEACGANTSIMKDFLEDVVTTQNIFVSIKQSNLHENIKTFLDFTFRIIEEGEPHQIAAAFTFGREDLIPEMFSAILKKFEQNFPETDLSKLIYYFERHIELDADEHGPMAMKMIEELCENDAKKWQEVEQVSILALQKRIGLWNAIEEQILKKELV is encoded by the coding sequence ATGGATACTCAAACTATTAACCGTAGCATTAAACCATATAAAGATCAACTATTAGAGCATTCTTTATATAATGAAATAAAATCTATAGAAGATTTACATAGCTTTCTTGAAAGTCATGTTTTTGCTGTATGGGACTTTATGTCACTCTTAAAAGCTTTACAAAATAAATTAACCTGCACAACTACACCATGGCTTCCTAAAGGAAATCCTGAAATTCGTTATTTAATTAATGAGATTGTAGTTGCTGAAGAAACAGATATTGATCAAGAAGGAAATAGAAAAAGTCATTATGAATTGTATTTAGAAGCAATGGAAGCTTGTGGAGCTAATACTTCAATAATGAAAGACTTCTTAGAAGATGTGGTAACTACTCAAAATATTTTTGTTAGTATTAAACAGAGTAATCTTCATGAGAACATAAAAACATTTCTAGATTTCACTTTTAGAATTATTGAAGAAGGAGAACCTCATCAAATAGCAGCTGCATTCACATTTGGTCGTGAAGACTTAATTCCTGAAATGTTTTCTGCAATTTTAAAGAAGTTCGAACAAAACTTTCCAGAAACGGATTTATCTAAATTAATATATTATTTCGAACGTCACATTGAACTAGACGCAGACGAACATGGCCCTATGGCTATGAAAATGATTGAAGAGTTATGCGAAAATGATGCAAAAAAATGGCAAGAAGTGGAACAAGTTTCAATTTTAGCATTACAAAAAAGAATTGGTCTATGGAATGCAATTGAAGAGCAAATTCTGAAAAAAGAATTGGTCTAA
- a CDS encoding aldehyde dehydrogenase (NADP(+)): MIEGKSYIGSQLIAEGDIKVKTFNPELNEDNPWVFTEATALEIDKAVTLADEAFATYKDYSGERKASFLNAIADEIVALGDQLLEVYTKESGLPRGRAEGERGRTIGQLRAFAEMLLEGSWVDAVIDTAIPERQPFPRVDLRKMNVPLGPVVVFGSSNFPFAFSTAGGDTASALAAGCPVIVKSHSMHVGTGELVASAVIRAAKKTNMPEGVFSNLIGSGRTLGTALVAHPKVKAVGFTGSIAGGRALFDLAAKRPEPIPVFAEMGSINPVVILPKASEMNSKKWATAYAGSITMGTGQFCTNPGLIIGVKSDSLKRFTEELSQEISKINPTCMLHHSIKNNFDKGRDLLMSQENVEVIAKYNEDINPNYAAQTVLTVSGKTFLENKTLSEEVFGPFSVIVQCENEDELITVIKALDGQLTGTILSEGDEINEYSNVISALQNRVGRLIFNGVPTGVEVCPAMLHGGPYPASSDSRFTAVGINSVKRWVRPVSFQDWPNSLLPKELQNENQLGISRMVNNTVTTLPIE; encoded by the coding sequence ATGATTGAAGGAAAAAGTTATATAGGAAGTCAATTAATAGCAGAAGGGGATATAAAAGTAAAAACATTTAATCCAGAATTAAATGAAGATAATCCATGGGTGTTTACTGAAGCAACAGCTTTAGAAATTGATAAGGCGGTTACCTTAGCAGATGAAGCTTTTGCGACGTATAAAGATTACTCAGGAGAACGGAAAGCTTCTTTTTTAAATGCAATAGCTGATGAAATAGTAGCTTTAGGAGACCAATTATTAGAAGTATACACAAAAGAGTCAGGTTTACCAAGAGGAAGAGCAGAAGGAGAACGAGGAAGAACAATTGGTCAGTTGAGAGCTTTTGCAGAAATGCTATTAGAAGGTAGTTGGGTAGATGCCGTAATTGATACTGCTATACCAGAAAGACAACCTTTTCCTAGAGTAGATCTAAGAAAAATGAATGTACCATTAGGTCCAGTTGTAGTTTTTGGATCCAGTAATTTTCCATTTGCCTTTTCAACAGCAGGAGGAGATACTGCTTCAGCATTAGCTGCTGGATGTCCGGTAATTGTAAAAAGTCATTCTATGCATGTGGGAACTGGCGAATTGGTTGCTTCAGCTGTAATTCGAGCAGCCAAAAAAACAAATATGCCAGAAGGTGTGTTTTCAAACTTAATAGGAAGTGGGAGAACATTAGGAACGGCTTTAGTAGCTCATCCAAAAGTAAAAGCGGTTGGATTTACAGGTAGTATTGCTGGAGGAAGAGCCCTTTTTGATTTAGCTGCCAAAAGACCAGAACCAATTCCTGTTTTTGCAGAAATGGGAAGTATAAATCCTGTTGTGATTTTGCCAAAAGCGTCAGAAATGAATAGTAAAAAATGGGCTACAGCCTATGCAGGTTCAATAACAATGGGTACAGGACAATTTTGTACTAATCCAGGTTTGATTATTGGTGTGAAAAGTGATAGTCTGAAACGTTTTACTGAAGAATTGTCGCAAGAGATAAGCAAAATAAATCCAACATGTATGTTACATCACTCTATCAAGAATAATTTTGATAAAGGTAGGGATTTATTGATGTCTCAAGAAAATGTTGAAGTGATAGCAAAGTACAATGAGGATATTAATCCTAATTATGCAGCACAAACTGTTTTAACGGTATCAGGAAAAACATTTTTAGAGAATAAAACATTAAGCGAAGAAGTGTTTGGACCATTTTCGGTTATTGTTCAATGTGAGAATGAAGACGAATTGATTACTGTTATTAAAGCGTTAGATGGACAATTAACAGGAACGATTCTAAGTGAGGGCGATGAAATAAATGAATATTCAAATGTAATTTCAGCATTGCAAAATAGAGTAGGTCGACTCATTTTTAACGGTGTTCCAACAGGTGTTGAAGTTTGTCCAGCAATGTTACATGGTGGTCCATATCCCGCTTCATCCGATTCTAGATTTACAGCAGTTGGTATAAATTCTGTAAAGCGTTGGGTGCGTCCTGTCAGTTTTCAAGATTGGCCAAATAGCTTATTACCAAAGGAACTTCAAAACGAAAATCAGTTAGGTATTTCAAGAATGGTAAACAATACAGTAACTACTTTACCTATAGAATAA
- a CDS encoding NAD(P)/FAD-dependent oxidoreductase: MKKISIIGGGIIGLCTAYYLSKEGFSVTLFDRSDLTDGCSHGNAGMIVPSHVIPLAQPGMIKQGIKWMFDNKSPFYVKPRLDKELLQWGWKFYKHANQKHVENAMPALRDLSLLSKELYRELNRISDSFLYEERGLLMLYKSEKVGEEVIHEGELAENLGLKVDFLSKAELTRLEKGTTVDAIGAVHYKSDAHLQPQKLVAFLFDEIEKSGGEIKRNCNVNDFVIEKGEVVEVITTQGNFKTDEVVIATGTWSPEIAKKIGSNLSLLPGKGYSFTLFNEKEKPSIPSILCEGKVAVTPMGDSIRYGGTMEITHTNDIKIKQNRLRGIVNTVNEFYPNLNVQMPNEENVWYGFRPCTPSGMPIITRDKKIKNVVFATGHAMMGLSLAPATGKIVAEIISEKPLSVSTKMFQFV, translated from the coding sequence ATGAAGAAAATAAGTATTATAGGTGGTGGAATTATTGGTCTGTGTACGGCCTATTATTTATCTAAAGAAGGTTTTTCAGTTACCCTATTTGATAGATCCGATTTGACAGATGGTTGTTCGCATGGTAATGCAGGAATGATTGTTCCTTCACATGTTATTCCATTAGCACAACCAGGAATGATAAAGCAAGGGATTAAATGGATGTTTGACAATAAAAGCCCATTCTATGTAAAACCTAGGCTAGATAAAGAATTACTTCAATGGGGTTGGAAATTTTATAAACATGCAAACCAAAAGCATGTGGAAAATGCGATGCCTGCTTTAAGAGATTTATCATTGCTAAGTAAGGAATTGTATAGAGAATTAAATAGAATTAGTGATTCTTTTCTTTATGAAGAAAGAGGATTATTAATGCTGTATAAAAGTGAAAAAGTAGGTGAAGAGGTAATTCATGAAGGGGAATTAGCAGAAAACTTAGGACTTAAAGTCGATTTTTTGTCGAAAGCAGAATTAACTCGACTAGAGAAAGGAACAACAGTTGATGCTATTGGTGCTGTTCATTATAAAAGCGATGCCCATTTGCAACCACAAAAGTTAGTTGCTTTTTTATTTGATGAAATAGAAAAGTCAGGTGGAGAAATTAAGCGAAATTGTAACGTTAATGATTTTGTAATAGAAAAAGGAGAAGTTGTGGAAGTTATTACAACCCAAGGAAATTTTAAAACAGATGAGGTTGTAATTGCTACAGGAACTTGGAGTCCAGAAATTGCTAAAAAAATAGGTTCAAATCTTTCATTATTACCAGGTAAAGGATATAGTTTTACGCTTTTTAATGAAAAAGAAAAGCCATCAATACCTTCCATTTTGTGTGAAGGAAAAGTAGCGGTAACACCAATGGGAGATTCTATTCGATATGGGGGAACAATGGAAATTACACATACAAATGATATAAAAATAAAACAAAATAGATTGCGAGGAATTGTGAATACAGTTAATGAATTCTATCCTAATTTGAATGTTCAAATGCCAAATGAGGAGAATGTTTGGTATGGATTTAGACCTTGTACTCCTTCAGGAATGCCAATTATAACGAGGGATAAAAAAATTAAAAATGTAGTTTTTGCCACTGGGCATGCTATGATGGGGCTTAGTTTAGCTCCAGCAACGGGTAAGATAGTTGCAGAGATTATTTCTGAGAAACCTTTGTCAGTTTCGACAAAGATGTTTCAATTTGTTTAG